CAGGCCAGCCAGACCAGCGCCACGGTGTGGCTCACGCCATGGCTAATGGCGCCAGCTGCACCCGCGCTCATGCGCGCCTCCACCGCATGGCCTGCAGCACCAGCAGCACCAGCAAGATTGACAGCGCCAGTACCAGCAGCAGCGGCGACAGGAACGTCAGCACCAGCAGCGAGCACCAGCGCCGCGAAGCACGCCATCACTACCGCGCCCGGCAACAAGGCCGCCACGATCGCGCTGACAAACAGGCGTTCCATCGACAGCGGCCATTGGGCCACCACCGGGCGCAGGCGCGCGATCTGTTCCGCCACGGCCTTGTCACCGCGATCGGTCAGCAGTATCAACAGCATGGCGGTGCCGGCGCCCCACACGGCTGGCGGCATCCAGGCCACCAGCGGCGGGCGCCACAGCCACAGGCCAAGGCTGAGCAAGGCGCCGAGAAAGAGGCAGGTCTGCTGGATGCCGACCACGCTTTCGCCGCGCCAGCATGGCAGCCAGAACAACTGGCGCCAGTACGCCAGTGCAGGCAAGCGCGCCCGCGATGGCGCGGCGTAATGCGCCGGCGCCCTGGCCACGGCCACGGCAGCAGCACGCGGCGCACCGGGCCGGGCCCGCCGCATCAGCAGCACCGTCGCCAACACCCACCCCAGCAACAACGACAGCACCGCGCACGCCAGTGCCTGCGGCGCCACGGGCCGCAGCCAATCGGGCCACTGGTACCACCACACCGCGCACGATACCGCGTGCGCGAGCGCCACCGGTCCGACGATCAGGCCGGCGACCGACGCTTCCGCCTGCCACTGCTGGCGCGACGAGATGGGCAGCGCCCGGCTCCAGCGCGCCACGTCCAGCGGATGCAGGCGCTGGCGCAGCAGCCACACGGGTGCGGCCACCAGCAGTATTTGCGCGGCCAGCAGGCCAAGGGCCTCGAACCACGGCAGCGTGGGCGCCAGCAGCCCGGGCAGGGCGATGCACGCGAACAGGCCCAGCATGACGGGCGCGAAAGCGAGCAACACCATTTCAAGCGAGTTGACCACGCTGGCAATAAACTGCACCAGCGCCGCGCGCGCCAGGCGGCGGCGGAAGGACAGATAGGAATAGGGGAGCGTCTTCATCGGGTTCCAGCATATTGCCTGAAACTGATGCGGAAATGAATAAGGGCCCGAAGCGCATAACGCTTCGGGCCCTTAAGGAATGTTGGCGGAGTGGACGGGACTCGAACCCGCGACCCCCGGCGTGACAGGCCGGTATTCTAACCAACTGAACTACCACTCCATTCGTTTTTTAAGTTTTCCTGGTGGGTGCTGAGAGGCTCGAACTCCCGACCTACGCCTTGTAAGGGCGCCGCTCTACCAACTGAGCTAAGCACCCAGAAAACTTATCAGCGTTTGTCACAACTGCTGAACGAGGCCGTATTCTACAGGGGCGTTTCGCATGTCCGCAAGGGGTTTTATAAATTATTTAGAAAATTGCCGGGGAAGGCCCTATCATGGGCGCCGCCGCATTCACTACCGGGAATCCCATCATGTCCGACAATCCGCATGCCCACAACGCGCTGTACCGCCGCGTAAGCTGGCGCCTGATGCCGTTCCTGTTCCTGTGCTTCGTGGCGGCCTATCTCGACCGCGTCAACGTGGGCTTCGCCAAGTTGCAGATGCTGGCCGACCTGCGCTTTTCCGATACCGTCTATGGCGTCGGCGCCGGCATGTTTTTTATCGGCTATTTCCTTTTCGAGGTGCCGTCGAATTTGCTGATGACGCGCGCCGGCGCCCGCCTGTGGATCGCGCGCATCATGATCAGCTGGGGCCTGATCTCGTCGGCGATGATGTTCACCAACAGCGTGACCACCTTCTACGTGCTGCGCTTTCTGCTGGGCGCGGCCGAGGCGGGCTTCTTCCCCGGCATCATCCTGTACCTGACCTACTGGTACCCGGCGCACCGCCGCGCGCGCATGGTGGCGCTGTTCATGAGCGGCGTGGCGATTGCCGGCGTGGTGGGCGGCCCGCTGTCGGGCTGGATCATGAAGGCGTTCGATGGCGCGCATGGTTTGTCGGGCTGGCAGTGGCTGTTCCTGCTCGAAGGCATCCCGTCGGTGCTGCTCGGCATCTGGACGCTGTTCTACCTCGACGACGGCATCCGCGACGCCAAATGGTTGAGTGACGACGACAAGCGCGTGCTGGAAGCGGCCATCGCCGAGGACCGCGTGGGCCAGCAACACCTGCCGCTGGCGCAGGTGTTCAGGAGCGGCAAGGTATGGCTGCTGGCGCTGGTGTACTTCCTGTTCGTGATGGGCTTGTATGGCGTGAGCTTCTGGCTGCCGCAGCTGATCAAGAACAGCGGCGTGGCGGACGTGTTCCACATCGGCCTGCTCACTGCGATTCCATATTTTGTTGCTGCGGTGGTGATGGTGGCCGCTGCCCGCCACTCGGACCGCACCGGCGAACGCCGCTGGCACGCGGCCTGCGCCGGCGTGGCCGGTGCGCTGGGGCTGATCGTCGCCACCGCCTTCAGCGACAACACGGTGATCGCGCTGGCCGCCCTGAGCTTGGCCACGGCCGGCATCCTGTCCACGTTCCCGATTTTCTGGAGCCTGCCCACGGCCATGCTCGGCGGCGCGGCAGCGGCGGCGGGGATTGCGATGATCAATTCGCTGGGTAACCTGGCCGGTTTCGTCAGCCCGTACCTGGTGGGGGCGATCAAGGATGCGACCAGCAGCACGGCCAGCGGCATCTATCTGCTGGCGGCCAGCCTGGTGGCGGGGGCGGTGCTGGTCGTCGTTGCGGTGAAGGCACCCTCGGCACGATAGGGTTGCAGCCGCCGCTGTTTCCGTAGATACTGTATGTATTCACAGTAATCTTTGCAGCGGCATGGTTGAACCCCCACGACGGATCGCCCACCTCGACATGGATGCGTTTTTCGCGTCCGTGGAGTTGTTGCGCTACCCGGAACTGCGCGGTCAGCCGGTGGTGATCGGTGGACGCCACGCCACGCCGGTGTTGCTGGCCGATGGCAGCCACCAGTTCGCCCGCCTGCGCACTTACGTCGGACGCGGGGTGATCACCACTGCCACGTATGAAGCGCGGGCGTTTGGCGTCGGTTCCGCCATGGGCATGATGAAGGCGGCCAAGCTGGCGCCCGATGCGATTTTATTGCCCGCCAATTTCGAGGACTATCGCCACTATTCGCGGCTGTTCAAGCAGGCGGTGGCGGCGATTGCGCCGCAGATCGAGGATCGCGGCATCGACGAGATTTTTATCGACCTCACCGATGTGGAAGGCGAGACCGATGCACTGGCCGCGCGCATCAAGCAGGCCGTGTTCGACGCCACCGGGTTGACGTGCTCGATCGGCATCACGCCCAATAAACTGCTGTCGAAAATCTGCTCGGACTTGAACAAGCCCAACGGCATCACCATCCTTGGTTTCGATGATATTCCGGAGCGCATCTGGCCGCTCAATGTGCGCAAGGTGAACGGCATCGGCCCCAAGGCCACGGCCAAGCTGGCGTCGCTCGGCATCGAGACCATCGGCCAGCTGGCGCGGGCCGATCAAGGGATGCTACAGGATTACTTCGGTGCGCATTACGCATCCTGGCTGTCGCAAGCTGCCCACGGCATCGACCAGCGCGTGGTGGCCAACCGCACCATGAGTAAATCGATGAGCCGCGAAACCACGTTCGAGCGCGATTTGCACGCGCGCCAGGACCGCGAAACGCTGTCGGCCATCCTGGTCACCTTGTGCGACCGGCTGGCTGAAGACCTGAAACGCAAGGGTTACGTAAGCCGCACCATCAGCATCAAGCTGCGCTACGACGATTTCCAGATCGTCAGCCGCAACGTCACCGTGCCCGCGCCGGTGGCCGATGCGGCCGCCATCCTGCAGGCTGCGCGCGAGTGCCTCAAACGCGTGCCGCTGCAACGCAAGCTGCGCCTGCTCGGGGTGCGCGCCAGCACCCTCGAAGTACCGGGCGCAGCCGCGCACAAGCCGCTCCCCGTACAGGGCGACCTGTTCAGTTCATAAACGGTTCAGCGCCGCCATCACCGTGTAAAATGGCGCTCTTTTGGTACATTCAATTCAGGACAAGGCAACACTCATGTGGTTCAAGAATCTTCAGATTTATCGTCTGCCGGCCCCGTGGGCCTACACCCCCGAACAACTGGAAGCAGCGCTCGAACCGCACGCGTTTGTTCCTGCCAGCAGCAACGAACTGCTGCGCCAGGGCTGGGACAAGCCGCGTCCTAACGGCGGCCTGGTCCACGTGGTCAACAAGCAAATGCTGATCGTGCTGGGCACCGAGAAAAAACTGCTGCCGTCGAGCGTGATCAACCAGGTGGCCAAGGCCCGCGCCGCCGAGATGGAAGAAGCGCAAGGCTTTGCTCCGGGCAAAAAAGCCATGAAGGAATTGAAAGAACGCGTGGCCGACGAGCTGCTGCCGCGCGCCTTCTCGATCCGTGGCAATGTCTGGACCTGGATCGACCCGGTCAACGGCTGGCTGGTGGTCGATGCGGCCAGCCCGGCCAAGGCCGACGAAGTGATCAAGCTGCTGTTGAAAGCGGTCGATAAACTGCCGCTGGAAAGCCTGCGCGTGCAGCGCTCGCCGGTGGGCGTGATGACCGAATGGCTGCAAACGGACGAGGCGCCGGCCGGTTTCACGGTCGATATGGACACCGAGCTGCGCGCCACGGGCGAGAGCAAGGCTGCCGTGCGCTACGTGCGCCACACGCTGGAACCGGCCGAAGTGCGCCGTCACATCGAAGCGGGCAAGCAGTGCACCCGCCTGGCGCTGACGTGGGACAGCAAGATCTCGTTCGTGCTGACCGAATCGCTGGCGATCAAGAGCGTCAAGGCGCTGGACGTGCTGGCCGAGAAGGAATCGAGCACCCGCAACGATGAAGAGCGTTTTGACGGCGACTTCATGCTGATGACGGGCGAGCTTGCCAAGATGATGGCCGACGTGGTCGAAGCGTTGGGCGGCGAAGCCAAGGCTTAAAGCTTCATCGATGAACCCGGGGTTCTATGGATCCCTGCGTTCGCGGGGATGACGGCTCAAGTGCCAGCGGCTTAAAATCTGTCGTCCTCGCGCATGCGGGGACCCCATAGACAGCATGTTTTACCTACAACGGCTGGAACACCCCAGCCGCTTTGTTTTTCTGCACATTATCCCAGGCAAAAATCTTGCCGTTCATTGCCACGTACACGCCCGGCGGCTGGGTCTGCGCCACGGCGCAGGCAAAGCCGAGATTGAACATCGCATCCGAGTTCGCAATCGAATAGGGAATCATCGCGCCGGTCAGCACGATGGTCTGGCCCAGCTCGGCTGGTCCCAGCACGGCGGCCGTTTGCGGCATGGTGTCGGTACCGTGGATGATGACGATCGCCTTTTCGGTGGCGGCGCGGCACGCGGCCAGGATGCGTTCGCGGTCGGCGTCGACCATGTCGAGCGAATCCATCAG
This is a stretch of genomic DNA from Duganella zoogloeoides. It encodes these proteins:
- a CDS encoding MFS transporter, producing MSDNPHAHNALYRRVSWRLMPFLFLCFVAAYLDRVNVGFAKLQMLADLRFSDTVYGVGAGMFFIGYFLFEVPSNLLMTRAGARLWIARIMISWGLISSAMMFTNSVTTFYVLRFLLGAAEAGFFPGIILYLTYWYPAHRRARMVALFMSGVAIAGVVGGPLSGWIMKAFDGAHGLSGWQWLFLLEGIPSVLLGIWTLFYLDDGIRDAKWLSDDDKRVLEAAIAEDRVGQQHLPLAQVFRSGKVWLLALVYFLFVMGLYGVSFWLPQLIKNSGVADVFHIGLLTAIPYFVAAVVMVAAARHSDRTGERRWHAACAGVAGALGLIVATAFSDNTVIALAALSLATAGILSTFPIFWSLPTAMLGGAAAAAGIAMINSLGNLAGFVSPYLVGAIKDATSSTASGIYLLAASLVAGAVLVVVAVKAPSAR
- the dinB gene encoding DNA polymerase IV, which codes for MVEPPRRIAHLDMDAFFASVELLRYPELRGQPVVIGGRHATPVLLADGSHQFARLRTYVGRGVITTATYEARAFGVGSAMGMMKAAKLAPDAILLPANFEDYRHYSRLFKQAVAAIAPQIEDRGIDEIFIDLTDVEGETDALAARIKQAVFDATGLTCSIGITPNKLLSKICSDLNKPNGITILGFDDIPERIWPLNVRKVNGIGPKATAKLASLGIETIGQLARADQGMLQDYFGAHYASWLSQAAHGIDQRVVANRTMSKSMSRETTFERDLHARQDRETLSAILVTLCDRLAEDLKRKGYVSRTISIKLRYDDFQIVSRNVTVPAPVADAAAILQAARECLKRVPLQRKLRLLGVRASTLEVPGAAAHKPLPVQGDLFSS
- a CDS encoding recombination-associated protein RdgC → MWFKNLQIYRLPAPWAYTPEQLEAALEPHAFVPASSNELLRQGWDKPRPNGGLVHVVNKQMLIVLGTEKKLLPSSVINQVAKARAAEMEEAQGFAPGKKAMKELKERVADELLPRAFSIRGNVWTWIDPVNGWLVVDAASPAKADEVIKLLLKAVDKLPLESLRVQRSPVGVMTEWLQTDEAPAGFTVDMDTELRATGESKAAVRYVRHTLEPAEVRRHIEAGKQCTRLALTWDSKISFVLTESLAIKSVKALDVLAEKESSTRNDEERFDGDFMLMTGELAKMMADVVEALGGEAKA
- a CDS encoding asparaginase domain-containing protein, whose amino-acid sequence is MTLRILATGGTFDKHYNELNGTLGFADSHVPALLERCRLTVDVALEQLPLMDSLDMVDADRERILAACRAATEKAIVIIHGTDTMPQTAAVLGPAELGQTIVLTGAMIPYSIANSDAMFNLGFACAVAQTQPPGVYVAMNGKIFAWDNVQKNKAAGVFQPL